A segment of the Funiculus sociatus GB2-C1 genome:
GAACCCCATACACCGCAGGAAAATCACGGGCCAGACTGTATTATGTGTGGCTTGCCTAAAGAGGCAATGATCGCGGGGGGCAAAAAAAGTCAGAAAACTGTCGTGTCGAGTATCCCCGGTTCTAAGTCATCGGCGCGGCTAGCTTTCATTGTGGCGGGAATTGCGATCGCACTGTTAGCAGGATTGGGTTTATATAAAGTTTTACAAGGGAAGCAGCCTGCGGAAGTTACTTCTAGCGTCTCTGAACCTCCCACAGCTAATACAGAAGCAGTAGCGCCAGCAGATCCGCAAGCAATTGTCAGCGATACATCTGCAAACGCCCAGCTGATTAGTCAGGGTGAAAAGATATTGTTTGCGGGTGCAACAAATCCGGCAAAACAAGCCGGGGCATTGGCTTTTGCCCAGAAGAAATGGGATGATGCGATCGCGCAATACCAGCAAGCCGTCACCGCCAACCCCAACGACCCAGAAAGCAAAATTTATCTGAACAACGCCCAAGCTAAAAAAGCTGGAAATCCCCTGACGATGGCTGTTGTAGTTCCCGTCACCCCCAACCCCGATACAGCGAAAGAAGTTCTTCGGGGTGTCGGACAATATCAGGACAAGTTTAACGCCTCGCCTCCGACGGCTGGACGTTTGTTGGAGGTGGTAATTGTCAATGATATTGAACCGCAAAAAGCAGCTTCCCTGGCGCAAGATTTGATTAAGTCGCCGAATATTTTGGGAGTGCTGGGACATGGGGTAGATAATGGAAGTCAACAAGCGATCGCGCTTTACGAACAAGCTGGCTTAACCGTACTTTCTCCCATCAGCACCAGCATCACCCCCAATAGCAGCGGTCAATCAACTTTGCAAACAATTTCTCTCGCCAAAAAAGCCAACGAATTGTTAGGAAGTTACCTAAAAACTGTTGGCACTACCTTAGCGAAATACGCAAACTCTAAGCAATCTCCCGCTGCTGTTGCCGTTTTCTACAATTCTGATAGTCAATACAGTCAGCAACTCAAAGATCAATTCACAGCCGCTTTATCTCAAGTTAACGGCAAAGTCGTTAAAGAAGTGGATATTAATGCTGCCGGTTTTGATGCTGCTGCTACCATTGCCGATGTTAGCAACGCTGGGGCGAAAATTGGCTTTTTGGCACTAAGTAAAAACAAAGCCGATCAAGCGGTTGCGATCGCTAAAGCTAATAAATCCTTAGAATTAATTGGCGGTGATGAACTTTATAACCCTGCAATTTTAATACAAGGGGGAGATGCAATTCAAAACATCGTGCTGGCGGTTCCCTGGAGTTCCCAGCCAAACGATCCATTTGCAAATCAAGCCGCCACAATTTGGAAAGGAAGAGTCAGCTGGCGCACTGCCACAGCTTATGATGCTACTCAAGCTTTAGCAACTGCCTTCAGCCAAAATCCTAACCGTTCTGGAGTATCGCAGCAACTTCAAGTTGGTATCCCGATTACGGGAACTGCAACCGATTTTAATGTTCTCAATGAGGTTCCTTTGGTTAAAGCTGTTCCCGGTAAAAATGGGCCAGCCGGATCGAAATATCAATTCGATCCAATTTAAGTAGAGGGGTAAGTATATGGACAAAAAACCTAACCCCCCAGCCCCCTTCCCTACCAGGGAAGGGGGGGAAAGGCTAAACCATGTGCAACTTCTTCCTAGCCTCCCTTTCCAACAGGGGTTAGGGAAATCAAAATGTGGGGAAAGGCTACACCATGTGCAACTTCTTCTTAGCCTCCCTTTCCAAGGGGGGTTGGGGGGATCAAAACGTGATGCAAACAAGGACAGAGACCCTCTAACCCGTAGGTTTACGCACCGCTACACTAGAAAAAATTGTCAAGACTCCCCTCCCCTTGTAGGGGAGGGGTTGGGGGAGAGGTTTTATTTAATTTTGTCTACCAATTTAGCGATCGCACGCCCAACATCCCATGAGTAGTTTTCGTCGCGCATTCTGGCGGTATCCTCTATTCCAGATTCCGTTAATGTTTCTTTCCCTTTGTTTAATAGCAGCCCTTTTGTGCTGGCTATTGGGATTAGGTAGACCAAAAGTTGCGGTAGCGATCGCTCTCGATCTTAGCACCAGCACCTACGGCACGCAGTTCAACGCCCCTGGTACGATTATGTACCAGGAAGTGCAAGCCGTACAGTCGTATTTGGCAGAAAATGCCCAATTAAGAAACGCCAACCAAGTGCAAATTTTAGGGTTTGGGGGTGTGGTGCAAAGTCTTACAGGTAACGAATTTAAAACTGATAGCAAACAGGTAAGCGATGAATTAACCCAAGCTTTACAAAATCCCGATTTACCTCAGTTAGTTGCGAATAATACAACAGACATCAATGCAGCAATTCAAAAAGGTACAGAAGCACTCAGTGGAGTTAGCGATCGCTGCCGGGAATTATTATTAGTAACTGATGGCGGTGCTAATGTATCACCGAATGTTGTAAGTAATGCTGTGGCGCGTAAAGTCAAGGTTAATGCAATCGTAGTCGGAGCAGATTCCCCAGAATTAAAATTAACAGCTTTCACTACAGGCGGCATTTATGCGTCTGGTGAAACCAGTAATCTCCAAAGGTTTTTTACAGAAAGATTTTTTACTCGGTTTAACAGTAACCGCCAATGGATTATCTTATGGCTAGGTGCTGCTTGGATTGCCTTGATGTGGACGCTGACTCTGATTCTTGATAAGTTCGTCTTTCAGGGTTTATTTAAGTTACCGATGAATCTTTCTGGACAATTATCTCTAGGCAATGCTTTATTTTGGAGCGTACTTACGCCAATAATTATTTGGCAAATCTGGAAAATACTTGATTTACCCTTTTTCTCGTCATGTTGATCAAGTCATATTTTGCAACGCGAAGAACGCAGAGGCTTTCGCAAAGGGGCGCAACGGACTTACTCTGACTCTACGTTAGCGGCGCGGCGCGACAGTGCTACCTCTGCGATTACCTTTGCGTTAAAACTAAAAAAGCTGATACAGGAGAAATATCATGGCAGCAGTAGAAGAAAAAAGTATGGTTCCTACCGTACTCGTAGGAGTAGGTGGAACAGGCGTGGAAGTGCTGTCGCGGGTACGCCGACTGGTAGAAGAAACTTATGGCAGTTTAAAGAATTTCCCGATCATTAGTTTCCTGACAATTGATACTGATAAAGATTACAAAGTAAACAATCCAGAAGCAGCAGGAACGCCATTACAAGATAACGAGAAATTTTGGGCAAGTGTCAGCGGCAAAGAAGTCAGCGATATTATGTCCAATATGGGAAAATATCCTTGGATTGAGTCGTGGTTTCCCAAAGAATTAGAGCGAAATATTGGCGCATTAGAAGCAGGTGCGGGTCAAATTCGTGCTTGCGGCCGATTTGCTTTTTTTTATAACTACCACAAGATTCAGCAAAAATTTAATGAAGCTTGCGATCGCGTCAAGGGTCACGAGAACTTTATGCTGGATAAATATGGCATTAAGGTGAGCAGCGGTGGTTTAAATGTCTTCGTCACAGGCTCCCTTTCTGGCGGTACTGGTAGCGGTATGCTCATCGATTTGGGCTATTGCATCCGCAATTGGCTCAAAGGTCAAGCCAGCCCCCTGATAACGGCAATTGTGCCGATGCCTAACGCCTTTGCGAGTATCAAAGTGGGCGATCGCGTTCTCGCTAATGGCTACGCAGCGATGATGGAATTAAGCTATTTCTCGGACTACAGAACCGAGTACGCTGTTCAATTTAGCGGTGGATTAGCAGATGAAGTTCGCAACAAACGCCCTCCATTTGATTTTACCTATTTAGTAGGTACAAAAAATGGCGAAAGTGAGTTTTCCCTAGACCAAATTCGGGAAATGATCGGGCAAAATATTTTCCTAGATTTAACTAGCGATTTTGCTCCGCACAAGCGTTCAATCCGAGACAATATTAAAGGTGCTTGGGCGCAAGCAGATCCAGGCGGAAGAGGTTATCCCAAAAACTTTATGAGTTTTGGACTCTCTACAATTGAGATTCCCCTGGCTCAAATTCGCACTTCTTTATCTAGTCGTTTGGGAGTAGATTTAGTTAGTTGGTGGCTGAATGAATCTGTACCGTTACCGCCAAATGTTCTGGATTTGGTGCAAACCGATATCCTAAAAAGAATGCGGTTAACGGACGCGGAACTTATAGCGGATTTATCCTCAGCAAATGATAAATCCTATGTGTCAGAAATTTCTAACTGGGTGAACAGCATCCGCAATGAAATTGCCACCGATAATAAACTGCAATGCACCCATCAAGGTGTAAATGTTATCGGTTCGGAACGCGGTAAAATTCTGCAATTTGTAGATACTTATCTCACACCAAAGGTAGATGAATATCGCGCCAACCACTTGCGGGAATTAAGTCCGGACGAGCGATCGCATGGTGACTTCCTGCAAAAAATGTATGACAACCGCAACCGCATTATCCAGCAGGGAAGAAAAGCGTTAGAGGGGGAGTTGTACGATATTGTACGCGATCGCAACCGAGGATTAAAATTTGCCGATGCCTTCATCGCCACAGCCCGCCAACTATTGACAAATTCAGCAGAAAAGTTTCGCCGCGACTCAGAAAAAATTTGGCAACCCAACGAAGCAAATCGGCAAAGACAGTATGAGACAGCTTTACAAGATATTAATCAATTTAAAAGCTTGTTTGGTCTTACCAAGCAAGCACAAATGGAGAAATATTGCGAAGATGCTCTCACAGGTTTAGAAGGTAGTTTTGTTGCTATTATTCAGCGCAAAGCACGCGCTTTAGCATTAGAAGTAATTACCAGAATGCAAGAACATCTGGAATTACTAGAACGGCGACTGGCTCGATTTAATCAAAAATTGCGGCAACTACGCGATGGTTTCAAACAAAAAGCTGATA
Coding sequences within it:
- a CDS encoding tubulin-like doman-containing protein, producing the protein MAAVEEKSMVPTVLVGVGGTGVEVLSRVRRLVEETYGSLKNFPIISFLTIDTDKDYKVNNPEAAGTPLQDNEKFWASVSGKEVSDIMSNMGKYPWIESWFPKELERNIGALEAGAGQIRACGRFAFFYNYHKIQQKFNEACDRVKGHENFMLDKYGIKVSSGGLNVFVTGSLSGGTGSGMLIDLGYCIRNWLKGQASPLITAIVPMPNAFASIKVGDRVLANGYAAMMELSYFSDYRTEYAVQFSGGLADEVRNKRPPFDFTYLVGTKNGESEFSLDQIREMIGQNIFLDLTSDFAPHKRSIRDNIKGAWAQADPGGRGYPKNFMSFGLSTIEIPLAQIRTSLSSRLGVDLVSWWLNESVPLPPNVLDLVQTDILKRMRLTDAELIADLSSANDKSYVSEISNWVNSIRNEIATDNKLQCTHQGVNVIGSERGKILQFVDTYLTPKVDEYRANHLRELSPDERSHGDFLQKMYDNRNRIIQQGRKALEGELYDIVRDRNRGLKFADAFIATARQLLTNSAEKFRRDSEKIWQPNEANRQRQYETALQDINQFKSLFGLTKQAQMEKYCEDALTGLEGSFVAIIQRKARALALEVITRMQEHLELLERRLARFNQKLRQLRDGFKQKADKEADSADALKINGIKLYEREELNLLYRDMIEQLAGASEGSKSRYELGIDQICSTMSEDVLRDASPLWKQTRAAGEVMQLFDITQLPDVNSDDFKEIVVSRTQLVVEKSPQESRFKRELAASDRLFKALQNDPEAIRSNIRIAYQKSQPLILLSQAVLSGADAGFTPALNTKVAIVGGRNSTDPAAIKLLPYLQERVGSSDAITPLGDQERHRIVFVQEKGGFSLRCIDGMRELRQSYQDWKGQSIEAKRSQLKGESKDPPVPVHIQKEPPFWDVFPEDPEVFRLVVQARAFGVLRLEENRNTKENTIRYTRKTVIGTENVDIASGWEEAVQVLEVLACRPDKEEIQRRVTALLAAADQPQEKRVLYNQLMAYLKQREVELEKNGGTDSPDYRREATIIQNVIAANKLNVGEGVGVVIPKLQDQPPVNNGGAAPAQVFCTSCGNKNPANSKFCSKCGTRLVQFT
- a CDS encoding VWA domain-containing protein; its protein translation is MSSFRRAFWRYPLFQIPLMFLSLCLIAALLCWLLGLGRPKVAVAIALDLSTSTYGTQFNAPGTIMYQEVQAVQSYLAENAQLRNANQVQILGFGGVVQSLTGNEFKTDSKQVSDELTQALQNPDLPQLVANNTTDINAAIQKGTEALSGVSDRCRELLLVTDGGANVSPNVVSNAVARKVKVNAIVVGADSPELKLTAFTTGGIYASGETSNLQRFFTERFFTRFNSNRQWIILWLGAAWIALMWTLTLILDKFVFQGLFKLPMNLSGQLSLGNALFWSVLTPIIIWQIWKILDLPFFSSC
- a CDS encoding ABC transporter substrate-binding protein, yielding MNPQGTWICDGVPKNNNQQYPSTEPHTPQENHGPDCIMCGLPKEAMIAGGKKSQKTVVSSIPGSKSSARLAFIVAGIAIALLAGLGLYKVLQGKQPAEVTSSVSEPPTANTEAVAPADPQAIVSDTSANAQLISQGEKILFAGATNPAKQAGALAFAQKKWDDAIAQYQQAVTANPNDPESKIYLNNAQAKKAGNPLTMAVVVPVTPNPDTAKEVLRGVGQYQDKFNASPPTAGRLLEVVIVNDIEPQKAASLAQDLIKSPNILGVLGHGVDNGSQQAIALYEQAGLTVLSPISTSITPNSSGQSTLQTISLAKKANELLGSYLKTVGTTLAKYANSKQSPAAVAVFYNSDSQYSQQLKDQFTAALSQVNGKVVKEVDINAAGFDAAATIADVSNAGAKIGFLALSKNKADQAVAIAKANKSLELIGGDELYNPAILIQGGDAIQNIVLAVPWSSQPNDPFANQAATIWKGRVSWRTATAYDATQALATAFSQNPNRSGVSQQLQVGIPITGTATDFNVLNEVPLVKAVPGKNGPAGSKYQFDPI